In Microbulbifer elongatus, the DNA window CCAGTAGGCGCCGGCCACTTTGGTCAGTTTGAAAGCCTTCAGCTTGCCGGTGGACGGTACGTGCGGGCCGCGGCACAGGTCTTCAAAGTCGCCCTGGCGGTACAGGGAGATATCTTCGTTGGTGGGGATACTGGCGATGATTTCCGCCTTGTACTCTTCCCCCATCTCGCGGAAGTATTTGACCGCGTCGTCCCGGGGCAGCAAGCGACGGCTGACCGGAATATCTTCCTTGGCCAGCTCTTCCATGCGCTTCTCGATCTTCTCGAGATCTTCCGGGGTAAATTGCCGCTCGTAGGCGAAATCGTAATAAAAGCCGTCTTCGATCACCGGACCAATGGTGACCTGAGCACCCGGATACAACTGCTTGACCGCCTGGGCCAGCAGGTGCGCGGTGGAATGACGGATGATTTCCAGGCCTTCTGGCTGGCGATCGGTCACGATGGCCAATTCGGCGTCGTGATCGATAACAAAACTGGTATCCACTTCCTTGCCGTCGACGACACCCGCCAGCGCCGCTTTGGCCAGACCGGGACCAATATCATTGGCAACGTCGAATACGGAAACAGGATTGGAGAATTCGCGACGGGAACCGTCAGGGAGGGTAACAACAGGCATTGTTCTTCCTTTTGTTTCAGTGGCGATCCCTACGAAAGACCGCATGAGCAATTAGCGCTTGGCTAGCGAGAGCGGTGCATGGATGCACCGCCGCCGGGGGGAGCCCCGGCGCGAGCACTGAAAAACAAGCAAAATGACATTTTGTGCAGCTTTTTCAGTGCGACCTTTACCAAAAGACAGGACGTCTTTTTGTAAAGAGTAGGTAAATGGTAGACCCGAGCAGACTCGAACTGCTGACCTCTGCCATGTCAAGGCAGCGCTCTAACCAACTGAGCTACGGGTCTAAAGACTGACAACTGGAACCCGTAGAATACGGCCCCCGTTGCAGAGGACGCGAACTTTAGCACCAGCTTTTTTGCTTTTCAACTACCGAAAACAGAAAAAATTTCCGCTAATCAAGCACTTGGGGTATCGTGAGCCGACTGCAGGATGCAGCACAGAGACCGCGCACCCATTCCACAGGTCTCCCGCCGCCGGACACGAAGGATTTTATGAGCCCCCCTCCAACCGATAGCCCGATCAGCCGCAGCGGCTTTCTGCTGGCACTGGGCGCCGCCGCCCTCTTTTCCATCAAGGCGATCTTTATCAAGCTCGCGTATCGCTACGGCGTGGATGTGGAGACTTTCATTCTCCTGCGCATGGCCCTCGCCCTGCCGTTTTACATCGCCATCCTGCTCCTGCTGCGTCGAGGCGGACAGTGGCAGCCGGTGAGCGGGCAGAACGCGTTGATTACGATCGCACTCGGACTCTGCAGCTATTACCTGGCGAGCTTTCTCGATCTGCAGGGGCTGCGCTATATCAGCGCAAATTTCGAGCGACTGATCATCTACCTATACCCCACCCTGGTGCTGATGTTGGGCTGGCTGTTCCTGGGCAAATCCGCAACACCCCGACAGTTGCTGTGCCTGGCCGGGGCCTATGGGGGCATTCTGCTGATTTACTGGCAGGATCAGGATTTCAGCACCGGCGTACCAACCCCGGGCTGGGTACACCTTGACGGCGTCAGCTGGGGTGCACTGCTGACCTTTGGCAGCGCACTCAGCTTTTCGCTCTATGTGGCGTTCAGCGAGAAAGTGATCAAGACACTGGGGAGCCGGCAGTTCACCGCCCTGGCTATGCTGGCTGCAAGTGCCGCCATTGCCGTGCATTTTGCACTTCAGGGTGACTGGTCGCGCCTGCAGCAGCCATGGCCGGTTTACGGCTACGCGCTGGCGGTCGCGTTTCTATGTACGGTGATTCCGTCCCTGATGATGAGCGCCGCGATCCTGCAGATCGGTTCCGCCACCACCGGTGCCATTGGTACCTCCGGCCCGGTGGTGACACTGATCGCCGCAGCCCTGGTACTGGGAGAGCCGTTTACCGCGATGCATCTGCTCGGCATGGCGGTAATCATCGGCAGCCTGCTACTGTTGAAACAGCCCAGCCAACCCAAGGCTGCACCGGCCAGCAAGCAGACGAACTAGTGGCGCCTTATGGCGCCGCCTCTTTGAGCTTGGTGATCTCATCGCGCAACTTGGCGGCGGCCTCGAACTCCAGATTCTTGGCGTGGTTGTACATCTGCTCTTCCAGCTC includes these proteins:
- a CDS encoding DMT family transporter, whose amino-acid sequence is MSPPPTDSPISRSGFLLALGAAALFSIKAIFIKLAYRYGVDVETFILLRMALALPFYIAILLLLRRGGQWQPVSGQNALITIALGLCSYYLASFLDLQGLRYISANFERLIIYLYPTLVLMLGWLFLGKSATPRQLLCLAGAYGGILLIYWQDQDFSTGVPTPGWVHLDGVSWGALLTFGSALSFSLYVAFSEKVIKTLGSRQFTALAMLAASAAIAVHFALQGDWSRLQQPWPVYGYALAVAFLCTVIPSLMMSAAILQIGSATTGAIGTSGPVVTLIAAALVLGEPFTAMHLLGMAVIIGSLLLLKQPSQPKAAPASKQTN